In a single window of the Pseudogemmatithrix spongiicola genome:
- a CDS encoding NAD(P)-dependent oxidoreductase gives MHIAVFGGTGRVGGRFIEYALAEGHTVRALVRDPAKLAPRPGLDVIAGDVLNPADVERTITGADAVVSGLGGAGVNDPGDAQSQGMRNIVAAMQKLGVRRVLGVAGGGILNSVNGGLRHDQPSFPDVFKKVSAKHKEAWLAMRDSGLDWTMVATGDIVPGERTGVYRTLEEFLPDGGRKISVEDVADFLLMALRERKHLQKRVGAGY, from the coding sequence ATGCACATCGCAGTCTTCGGCGGCACCGGCCGCGTCGGTGGTCGCTTCATTGAATACGCCCTCGCCGAGGGCCACACCGTGCGCGCCCTTGTGCGCGACCCGGCCAAGCTCGCCCCACGTCCCGGTCTCGACGTCATCGCCGGTGATGTCCTGAACCCCGCCGACGTCGAGCGCACCATCACCGGAGCCGACGCGGTCGTCTCCGGCCTTGGTGGCGCGGGAGTGAACGACCCCGGTGACGCACAGTCCCAGGGCATGCGCAACATCGTCGCGGCCATGCAAAAACTCGGGGTGCGCCGCGTCCTCGGCGTCGCCGGCGGCGGCATCCTCAACTCGGTCAACGGTGGCCTCCGCCACGACCAACCGAGCTTCCCCGACGTCTTCAAGAAGGTCAGCGCCAAGCACAAGGAAGCCTGGCTTGCGATGCGCGACTCGGGTCTCGACTGGACCATGGTCGCCACCGGTGACATCGTGCCCGGCGAACGCACGGGCGTCTATCGCACGCTCGAGGAGTTCCTGCCGGACGGCGGCCGCAAGATCAGCGTCGAGGACGTGGCCGACTTCCTCTTGATGGCGCTGCGCGAGCGCAAGCACCTGCAGAAACGCGTCGGCGCCGGCTACTAG
- a CDS encoding SDR family NAD(P)-dependent oxidoreductase produces MARFTGKVAAVTGAGSGIGAAAALRFAAEGAAVLVSDINLASATQVAAEISKSGGRAVALRTDVASESDVAALVDRAVAEFGRLDVMVNNAGIGGLETSVDTIEDAAWRKLMSINLDGVFYGVKHAARVMKVAKVRGSIVNVSSILGLVAFEHAVAYTAAKHGVVGLTKAAALELAPLGIRVNTVNPAFIKTPLIAGLEEAVLPLHPAARLGTPEEVAALICFLGADEASFVTGASYLVDGGYVAK; encoded by the coding sequence ATGGCACGGTTCACGGGAAAGGTCGCGGCAGTGACGGGAGCGGGCAGCGGCATCGGCGCGGCGGCGGCCCTGCGGTTCGCGGCGGAGGGCGCGGCGGTGCTGGTGTCCGACATCAACCTGGCGAGCGCGACACAGGTCGCGGCGGAAATCTCCAAATCCGGGGGCCGCGCGGTCGCGCTGCGCACCGACGTCGCGAGTGAGTCCGACGTTGCGGCGCTCGTGGATCGCGCGGTCGCCGAGTTCGGGCGGCTCGACGTCATGGTGAACAACGCCGGTATCGGCGGGCTCGAGACCTCCGTCGATACCATCGAGGATGCGGCGTGGCGCAAGCTGATGTCGATCAATCTCGACGGGGTGTTCTACGGCGTGAAGCATGCCGCCCGCGTGATGAAGGTCGCGAAGGTCCGCGGCTCGATCGTGAACGTGAGTTCGATCCTCGGACTCGTCGCCTTCGAGCACGCGGTGGCCTACACCGCGGCCAAGCATGGCGTGGTCGGCCTGACCAAGGCCGCGGCGCTCGAACTCGCGCCGCTTGGCATCCGCGTGAACACGGTGAATCCCGCGTTCATCAAGACACCGTTGATCGCCGGGTTGGAGGAGGCGGTGCTGCCCCTGCATCCCGCCGCACGGTTGGGCACTCCGGAGGAAGTCGCAGCACTGATCTGCTTCTTGGGAGCGGACGAGGCGTCGTTTGTGACCGGCGCGAGCTACCTGGTGGACGGCGGGTACGTCGCCAAGTAG
- a CDS encoding DinB/UmuC family translesion DNA polymerase produces MEGELREALTALGLRTAGSFAALDPLEVERRWGSDGLSAWRLACADDARRATLARTDDPRVIVHELASSAPTVEPVLFLVRASLDRLVRTLAADGLAAASLSITLTLDDGRRVTREVRPARPIARVVPLFERCRAALDTWTLEAPVAALELRVSETAPSSAEQGDLLAAAWRDPSAAEAALARLRTTLGAGAVVRPVARDSYAPERAGGWAEVEQAARAVPLDALQATSVKPSPAARLLESPEHIAVVTDKHGVPLQVFWKGRRLALSRAVGPERLSGEWWHAKPFARDYWRCECDELGQDLLIYRDSGGWHLQGWYD; encoded by the coding sequence ATGGAGGGCGAGCTCCGCGAGGCGCTCACGGCCTTGGGCCTGCGCACGGCCGGATCGTTCGCGGCGCTCGACCCATTGGAAGTGGAACGCCGCTGGGGCAGCGACGGCCTGAGCGCCTGGCGACTCGCCTGCGCCGACGACGCGCGCCGCGCCACGCTCGCGCGCACGGACGATCCGCGGGTGATCGTCCACGAACTCGCGAGCAGCGCGCCCACGGTCGAGCCGGTGCTCTTCCTCGTGCGCGCCTCGCTCGACCGCTTGGTGCGCACGCTAGCCGCCGACGGACTCGCCGCCGCATCACTCAGCATCACGCTCACCCTCGACGACGGCCGGCGCGTCACGCGCGAGGTGCGGCCGGCACGGCCCATCGCCCGCGTCGTGCCGCTCTTCGAGCGCTGCCGTGCCGCACTCGACACCTGGACGCTCGAGGCGCCCGTTGCCGCGCTCGAGCTGCGCGTCAGTGAAACCGCGCCGTCGAGCGCCGAGCAGGGCGACCTGCTTGCCGCCGCGTGGCGCGATCCCTCGGCGGCCGAAGCCGCGCTCGCCCGACTGCGCACGACGCTCGGCGCCGGCGCAGTCGTGCGTCCCGTCGCGCGCGACTCGTATGCCCCGGAGCGCGCGGGAGGATGGGCCGAAGTGGAGCAAGCGGCGCGCGCCGTTCCGCTCGACGCGCTGCAGGCCACGTCCGTGAAGCCGTCGCCGGCGGCGCGGTTGCTCGAATCACCCGAACACATCGCGGTCGTCACCGACAAGCACGGCGTGCCCTTGCAAGTGTTCTGGAAGGGCCGTCGTCTCGCACTCTCCCGCGCCGTGGGCCCCGAGCGCCTGAGCGGCGAGTGGTGGCACGCAAAACCGTTCGCGCGCGACTACTGGCGCTGCGAGTGCGACGAACTCGGGCAGGACCTGCTCATCTACCGCGACAGCGGCGGCTGGCACCTGCAAGGCTGGTACGATTGA
- a CDS encoding DNA polymerase III subunit alpha — protein sequence MSGYAELHCHSTFSLLDGASDPERLVERALALGLGALALTDHDDVGGAVRFATAAKEAQLAGLHGAELTVDVPLPPGYERGSAAIPHRVVGEDGVPRLRTHLVLLCETREGWGNLCTLITRARLDHPRGEPRVTLDQLAGHTAGLYALSGCPRGWLPQLLALERGASAGAPPRSAVQAAGQLAELFPGRFAIECWDHALPEERALVAELIPLARALGLPWVVTNDVHYALPQGRLGHDVLSALRHGATLDEMGTRLRPNGEWHLKGYAQLAKRWSGREEGLAQTLAIAERCEFRLDALKPKLPHFPLPPGVSEDEYLARLVEDGAQERWGWRRTARHDKQLAHELTLIAKLGLSGYFLIVWDIVRFARREGILCQGRGSAANSAVCYCLGITAVDPIKLELLFERFLSEERAEAPDIDIDFAHRERERVLQYVYQRYGREHAAMVCEHITWRGRSAVRDAARVLGFSPEQAGVLASFSDRFSAKNTAAALRLGTPGHALDEETAKAAQESNPFAPERADAMGPANYSKRALATRPATLVDAVSSDLVVGTHASNLIKASREEHRKLRAVRTGAPESVRVAGAEEGEAARSATARRPQDRAAVREPREDGPRGRPDPEMSLLQRAKLDPTDPRVQKLADIVEQLDAAPRHRGIHVGGFVLTEEPLRTVVPIEPASMEDRTVIQWEKDDLDPVGLVKIDLLGLGMLTVVQDCLAYIRRTRGVTLDLGQLDCADQAVYDDLCKADTVGVFQVESRAQMNTLPRLKPRCFYDLVVEVALIRPGPIQGAMVHPYLRRKAGLEEVTYPHPSLEPILKRTLGVPLFQEQGMQVAIAAAGFTPGEADLLRKAMGHKRSRERMADICQKMIDGMRANGIPEDIATRIYNQINAFADYGFPESHAASFALIVYASAYLRHYYAPEFLCAMLNAQPMGFYAPGTLIEDAKRHGVQVRPVDITRSQWNHTLEPGAGPKAAPAVRLGIRSVLGLGSIAKQKIEAALLHHEGAKGSATADASATHSPNSQLPTHHFSSITDFVTRTNLDKRSLRALAESGAFDAYVQDEPPARRRRVALWRVLEAQREGPGPLALFPESTVPAVLPGFSAPELTEADYRLTGLSLNGHPMRHVRPLVAPNGVKSAREILQMQDGEPVAHAGLVICRQRPGTAKGFVFLTLEDETGTINVVITPQRFEEQAMLISRTPLLLVRGTLQVESGVYNIRAREFIALNANVGEKAVKGHNYR from the coding sequence TTGAGCGGCTACGCCGAGCTGCATTGCCACTCGACGTTCTCGCTGCTCGACGGCGCCTCGGATCCCGAGCGCTTGGTCGAACGGGCGCTGGCGCTCGGGCTTGGCGCACTCGCGCTCACCGATCACGATGACGTGGGCGGCGCGGTGCGCTTCGCGACGGCGGCCAAGGAAGCGCAGCTCGCCGGCCTGCACGGCGCCGAGCTCACGGTGGACGTGCCGCTGCCGCCGGGATACGAGCGCGGCAGCGCGGCGATCCCGCATCGTGTCGTCGGCGAGGACGGCGTGCCGCGGCTGCGCACGCATCTCGTGCTGCTCTGCGAAACGCGCGAGGGCTGGGGCAACCTCTGCACGCTGATCACGCGCGCGCGGCTGGACCATCCGCGCGGCGAACCGCGCGTGACGCTCGACCAACTCGCGGGGCACACGGCGGGGCTGTACGCGCTGAGCGGGTGCCCGCGCGGCTGGCTGCCGCAACTGCTGGCGCTCGAGCGTGGTGCGAGCGCGGGAGCGCCGCCGCGCAGCGCCGTGCAGGCCGCCGGGCAGCTGGCCGAACTGTTTCCTGGCCGCTTCGCCATCGAATGCTGGGACCACGCGCTGCCCGAGGAGCGCGCCCTCGTCGCCGAACTCATTCCGCTCGCGCGCGCGCTGGGGCTGCCGTGGGTCGTCACCAACGACGTGCACTACGCGCTGCCGCAGGGCCGCTTGGGCCACGACGTCTTGAGCGCGCTGCGCCACGGCGCCACGCTCGATGAAATGGGCACGCGCCTCCGCCCCAACGGCGAGTGGCACCTCAAGGGCTACGCCCAGCTCGCCAAGCGCTGGAGCGGGCGTGAGGAAGGCCTCGCGCAGACACTCGCGATCGCCGAGCGCTGCGAGTTCCGCCTGGATGCGCTCAAGCCAAAGCTGCCGCACTTCCCGCTGCCGCCCGGCGTCAGCGAAGACGAGTACCTCGCACGCCTCGTGGAAGACGGCGCGCAGGAACGCTGGGGCTGGCGGCGCACCGCGCGGCACGACAAGCAGCTCGCGCATGAGCTCACGCTCATCGCCAAGCTCGGCTTGAGCGGCTACTTCCTCATCGTGTGGGACATCGTGCGTTTCGCGCGCCGCGAAGGCATCCTCTGCCAGGGCCGCGGCTCGGCGGCGAACAGCGCCGTGTGTTATTGCCTCGGCATCACGGCGGTGGATCCCATCAAGCTTGAGTTGTTGTTCGAGCGTTTTTTGAGCGAGGAGCGGGCCGAGGCGCCGGATATCGATATCGATTTCGCGCACCGCGAGCGCGAGCGCGTGCTGCAGTATGTGTACCAGCGCTACGGCCGCGAACACGCGGCGATGGTCTGCGAGCATATCACGTGGCGGGGCCGCAGCGCCGTGCGCGACGCGGCGCGCGTGTTGGGGTTCTCGCCCGAGCAGGCCGGCGTGCTCGCGAGCTTCAGCGATCGCTTCAGCGCCAAGAACACCGCTGCCGCGCTGCGGCTTGGCACGCCCGGCCACGCGCTCGACGAGGAGACCGCCAAGGCCGCACAGGAGTCCAATCCGTTCGCGCCCGAGCGTGCCGACGCGATGGGACCGGCGAACTACAGCAAGCGCGCCTTGGCGACACGCCCCGCGACGCTCGTGGACGCCGTCTCGAGCGACCTCGTGGTCGGCACCCACGCGAGCAACCTGATCAAGGCCTCGCGCGAGGAGCATCGCAAGCTGCGCGCCGTGCGCACCGGCGCGCCGGAGAGCGTGCGAGTAGCGGGGGCAGAAGAAGGGGAGGCCGCGAGGTCCGCCACAGCGAGGCGGCCGCAGGACCGCGCAGCGGTCCGAGAGCCTCGCGAGGACGGACCTCGCGGCCGACCCGACCCCGAGATGTCGTTGCTACAAAGAGCGAAGCTCGACCCAACCGACCCAAGGGTGCAAAAGCTCGCCGACATCGTCGAGCAGCTCGACGCCGCCCCGAGGCACCGAGGCATCCACGTCGGCGGCTTCGTCCTCACCGAGGAGCCGCTGCGCACCGTCGTCCCCATCGAGCCCGCGTCCATGGAAGACCGCACCGTCATCCAGTGGGAGAAGGACGACCTCGACCCCGTCGGCCTCGTGAAGATCGACTTGCTGGGGCTGGGCATGTTGACCGTGGTACAAGATTGCCTCGCCTACATCCGCCGCACGCGCGGCGTCACGTTGGACTTGGGCCAACTCGACTGCGCCGACCAAGCCGTCTACGACGACCTCTGCAAGGCGGATACGGTCGGCGTGTTCCAGGTCGAGAGCCGCGCACAGATGAACACGCTGCCGCGGCTCAAGCCGCGCTGCTTCTACGATCTCGTCGTGGAAGTCGCGCTCATCCGCCCCGGCCCCATCCAAGGCGCGATGGTGCATCCCTACCTGCGGCGTAAGGCGGGCCTCGAAGAGGTCACCTACCCGCATCCCTCGCTCGAACCCATCCTCAAGCGCACGCTCGGCGTGCCGCTGTTCCAAGAGCAGGGCATGCAGGTGGCGATCGCCGCCGCCGGCTTCACGCCCGGCGAGGCCGACCTCCTGCGCAAGGCGATGGGCCACAAGCGCAGTCGCGAGCGCATGGCCGACATCTGCCAGAAGATGATCGACGGCATGCGCGCGAACGGCATCCCCGAGGACATCGCGACGCGGATCTACAACCAGATCAACGCCTTCGCCGACTACGGATTCCCCGAGAGCCACGCCGCAAGCTTCGCGCTCATCGTCTACGCCAGCGCGTACCTGCGCCACTACTACGCGCCCGAGTTCCTCTGCGCCATGCTCAACGCGCAGCCGATGGGCTTCTACGCCCCCGGCACGCTCATCGAAGACGCCAAGCGCCACGGAGTGCAAGTGCGGCCCGTGGATATCACGCGCTCCCAATGGAACCACACGCTGGAACCGGGCGCCGGGCCCAAGGCCGCCCCCGCCGTACGCCTCGGCATCCGTTCCGTGCTCGGACTCGGCTCGATTGCCAAGCAGAAGATCGAGGCCGCACTGCTTCACCACGAAGGCGCGAAGGGCTCCGCGACCGCAGATGCCTCGGCAACGCACTCTCCCAACTCCCAACTTCCAACTCACCACTTCAGTTCTATCACGGACTTCGTCACGCGCACGAACCTCGACAAGCGGTCGCTGCGCGCCCTCGCCGAGTCCGGCGCCTTCGATGCCTACGTGCAAGACGAACCCCCCGCCCGCCGTCGCCGCGTAGCCTTATGGCGCGTCCTCGAAGCGCAACGCGAGGGCCCGGGCCCGCTCGCGCTCTTCCCCGAGTCCACCGTCCCCGCAGTGCTCCCGGGTTTCTCCGCGCCCGAACTCACCGAAGCCGACTATCGCCTCACCGGGCTCTCGCTCAACGGCCATCCCATGCGCCACGTGCGGCCATTGGTCGCACCCAACGGCGTGAAGTCCGCGCGCGAGATCCTGCAGATGCAGGACGGCGAGCCTGTCGCGCACGCGGGGCTGGTCATCTGCCGCCAGCGCCCCGGCACCGCCAAGGGTTTCGTGTTCCTCACCCTCGAGGACGAAACCGGCACCATCAACGTGGTCATCACGCCGCAGCGCTTCGAGGAGCAGGCCATGCTCATCTCACGCACACCGCTGCTGCTCGTGCGGGGCACGCTGCAGGTGGAATCGGGCGTCTACAACATCCGCGCCAGGGAGTTCATCGCACTCAACGCCAACGTGGGCGAGAAGGCGGTGAAGGGGCACAACTATCGCTGA
- a CDS encoding hydroxymethylglutaryl-CoA lyase — MPSRVTIVEVSPRDGLQNEKAVLPVAAKVALVDALSAAGVPVIEVTSFVSPKAIPQLADAEQVMAAITRRPGARYTVLVPNERGYDRALTTRPDGIVVFGAASETFSQKNINCSVAESIERFRPVVARAKANGLQVRGTVSCALGCPYEGDIAPAAVRDVAARLLDLGVDELSIADTIGVGTPERTRAVFEAVLALTDATRVNAHFHDTYGRALVNLEACLALGVRSIDASAAGLGGCPFAPGATGNVATEAVLAMLAASGYETGVDLAAVQAAGAAVRRLLAP; from the coding sequence ATGCCCTCCCGTGTCACCATCGTCGAGGTTTCGCCCCGCGACGGGCTGCAGAACGAGAAGGCCGTGCTGCCCGTCGCGGCCAAGGTCGCGCTGGTAGATGCGCTCAGCGCCGCCGGCGTGCCGGTCATCGAAGTGACGAGCTTCGTGAGCCCCAAGGCGATTCCGCAGCTGGCGGACGCCGAGCAGGTGATGGCGGCGATCACGCGCCGTCCGGGCGCGCGGTACACGGTGTTGGTGCCGAACGAGCGCGGATACGACCGCGCGCTAACCACACGCCCCGATGGCATCGTGGTGTTCGGCGCGGCCAGCGAAACGTTCTCGCAGAAGAACATCAACTGCTCGGTCGCCGAATCGATCGAGCGGTTCCGGCCGGTGGTCGCGCGGGCGAAGGCCAACGGCCTGCAGGTGCGGGGCACCGTGTCCTGCGCCCTCGGCTGTCCGTACGAAGGCGACATTGCCCCGGCCGCGGTGCGCGACGTGGCGGCGCGGCTACTCGATCTCGGCGTGGATGAGCTGTCCATCGCCGACACCATCGGCGTGGGCACGCCCGAGCGTACGCGTGCGGTGTTCGAGGCGGTGCTGGCGCTGACGGACGCCACGCGCGTGAATGCGCACTTCCACGACACCTACGGCCGGGCGCTCGTGAACCTCGAGGCCTGCCTCGCGCTTGGCGTGCGCAGCATCGATGCGAGTGCCGCAGGCCTGGGGGGATGTCCGTTCGCGCCAGGCGCGACGGGGAACGTCGCGACCGAGGCGGTGCTCGCGATGCTTGCCGCCAGCGGCTACGAGACGGGCGTGGATCTCGCGGCGGTGCAGGCCGCGGGCGCGGCCGTTCGCCGTTTGCTTGCACCCTGA
- a CDS encoding DUF456 domain-containing protein, which produces MLLLTLALVALAGFFLTAIGLPGTWIFLAVAGASALLDPSSSVAWWSIVAGAVLGLIAEGIEWVTASRYARKYGGSQRAAWGALLGGIAGAIVGFPVPLFGPLLGALLGTFFGALVAELSVTGIGGGAERVAWGATIGRIVATVAKLGIGIVIAVLVLAAAWS; this is translated from the coding sequence ATGCTGCTCCTGACTCTTGCGCTGGTCGCGCTCGCCGGGTTCTTCCTCACCGCCATCGGGCTGCCGGGCACGTGGATCTTCCTCGCCGTCGCCGGCGCGTCTGCGCTGCTCGACCCGTCGAGTTCTGTTGCCTGGTGGTCCATCGTCGCCGGCGCCGTGCTCGGGCTGATCGCCGAGGGCATCGAGTGGGTGACGGCGTCGCGCTATGCGCGCAAGTACGGCGGAAGCCAGCGTGCGGCATGGGGTGCGCTGCTCGGCGGCATCGCCGGGGCCATCGTCGGGTTTCCGGTGCCGTTGTTCGGTCCGCTGTTGGGGGCGCTTCTCGGCACGTTCTTCGGTGCGCTCGTCGCGGAACTCAGCGTGACCGGCATCGGCGGCGGTGCGGAACGCGTGGCATGGGGGGCGACCATTGGCCGCATCGTGGCGACCGTCGCAAAGCTGGGGATCGGCATCGTGATTGCCGTGCTGGTGCTCGCGGCGGCGTGGTCCTGA
- a CDS encoding GNAT family N-acetyltransferase, producing MRVLQPVTLEGHGVRLEPMQPTHAAALAAAVQDGALWTLHFTTVPTPDGCDAYIAHALRGQADGNMLPWVVRDLASDSIIGSTRYHDIVAAISRVEIGYTWYAARFQRTHVNTACKLLLMTHAFDTLDCGVVALRTDAENTRSQAAIERLGARRDGVLRHFQARKDGSPRDTVMYSVLRAEWPALRERLAGRLDRRLEER from the coding sequence GTGCGCGTCCTCCAGCCGGTGACGCTCGAGGGACACGGCGTCCGCCTCGAACCCATGCAGCCCACGCACGCGGCCGCGCTCGCGGCGGCCGTGCAGGACGGCGCGCTGTGGACGCTGCATTTCACGACCGTCCCCACCCCCGACGGCTGTGACGCCTACATCGCCCATGCCCTGCGCGGCCAGGCCGACGGCAATATGCTCCCGTGGGTCGTGCGTGACCTCGCCAGCGATTCGATCATCGGCAGCACGCGCTACCACGACATCGTCGCCGCGATCAGCCGCGTCGAGATCGGCTACACTTGGTATGCCGCGCGATTCCAGCGCACGCACGTGAATACGGCGTGCAAGCTGTTGCTGATGACGCACGCCTTCGACACACTCGACTGCGGCGTGGTCGCACTGCGCACCGACGCCGAGAACACGCGCTCGCAGGCGGCCATCGAACGGCTTGGCGCGCGTCGCGATGGCGTGCTCCGGCACTTCCAGGCGCGGAAGGACGGCAGCCCGCGCGACACGGTGATGTACAGCGTGCTGCGCGCGGAGTGGCCCGCGCTTCGGGAACGGTTAGCGGGGCGGTTGGACAGGCGGTTGGAAGAGCGCTGA
- a CDS encoding serine/threonine-protein kinase — translation MTDSIRARLDRALRATHSIERELGGGGMARVFVATERALGRQVVIKTLPDEGWSASAAQRFHREILTAAQLQHANIVPVLTAGDAEGMPYFTMPLIDGATLRERIARGRVPLSEAIGILRDVARALHAAHARNVVHRDIKPENILLSAGAALVSDFGVAKALSVATQGPDASATMTAIGVSVGTPAYMSPEQVAADPSLDHRTDIYAWGVVAYELLAGQRPFAELSGTALMKAQMGTMPPALSTQAPTVPAALAALVMRCLAKEPTQRPQSAAELLAILDLPSGETQATRGRSAPVRLLAGAVAAAIVVAGSWWFVTRGNAAASESTIAVAPFRVGGLAPEARYLREGLGDIIVPQLQTLPEISAAGMRVMLDRWQRIGGDAEADLEDAEASRAAIAAGAGRLILGDVVGTRERLTVNARLIRTRDGRELARARVDGSADSAFALATRLVTTLLSISDGATRDRLQSVLSANPDAIAPYLVGEQFYRRGRYSEAGESFLAAYNADTTFAIAALRIGLTNGWSLANPIPGPWGRRAWTHRARLSGADSLLLLAEVGETYPRPMHIRERIRSLAALAERSNSAEVWYAYADYLIHIGESVDEPNVYQRALRGFAEAERIDSSFTPALEHQAHIYLVLGDSVNARRAHARQARQDSTGDFFMVNDFTLQVDLGSLDDQMRAIERLARSRTPEDVVYAAMFSHVAFAGRGARMDITDSALHVLERTVRGQLSSLNARAVREIYWNSGRPSGASAYPIADGDTWGHVETVLAAVIWQADTAMARSSARALDAWTRRGATTDPDPLVAAAQFALAQRALAAGDTADVERRQRAIRSAGAAATQPWLANTHRTLDAAIGAQLAVARRSPTARAAVETLDSLLLDTPNLERRGVRTTGNMVLASLWERLGESQLAIRAANRRDGQSGYSMYHAERLRIVARSARALGQADVERAALQEFVDMRGVAEPALQPEVERFRARLAELNAQAAR, via the coding sequence GTGACTGACTCGATCCGAGCACGGCTCGACCGCGCGCTCCGCGCGACCCATAGCATCGAACGTGAGCTCGGCGGCGGTGGCATGGCCCGCGTCTTCGTCGCGACCGAGCGCGCCCTCGGGCGTCAGGTCGTCATCAAGACCCTGCCGGACGAAGGCTGGAGCGCCAGCGCCGCCCAGCGCTTCCACCGGGAGATCCTGACCGCGGCGCAGCTACAGCACGCCAACATCGTCCCCGTGCTCACGGCCGGCGACGCCGAGGGCATGCCGTACTTCACGATGCCGCTCATCGATGGCGCCACGCTGCGCGAGCGCATCGCACGTGGCCGCGTCCCGCTGAGCGAGGCCATCGGCATCCTGCGCGACGTGGCGCGCGCGCTGCACGCCGCGCACGCGCGCAACGTCGTGCACCGCGACATCAAGCCGGAGAACATCCTGCTGTCGGCCGGCGCCGCGCTTGTGTCGGATTTCGGTGTCGCCAAGGCGCTCTCCGTCGCCACGCAGGGGCCCGACGCCTCCGCGACGATGACTGCGATCGGTGTATCCGTCGGGACGCCGGCCTACATGTCGCCCGAGCAGGTCGCGGCGGATCCGTCGCTCGACCATCGCACCGACATCTACGCGTGGGGCGTGGTCGCGTACGAGCTGCTCGCCGGCCAGCGACCCTTCGCCGAGCTCTCGGGCACGGCCCTCATGAAGGCGCAGATGGGCACGATGCCCCCCGCGCTCAGCACGCAGGCTCCCACGGTACCGGCGGCGCTCGCGGCGCTTGTCATGCGCTGTCTCGCCAAGGAGCCGACCCAGCGCCCGCAGTCGGCGGCGGAACTGCTCGCCATCCTCGACCTCCCCTCGGGCGAGACCCAGGCCACGCGCGGACGGTCGGCACCGGTGCGACTCCTCGCTGGCGCGGTGGCCGCAGCGATCGTAGTCGCCGGGAGTTGGTGGTTCGTCACGCGCGGCAATGCCGCCGCGAGTGAGTCGACCATCGCCGTCGCCCCGTTCCGCGTCGGAGGCTTGGCACCAGAGGCGCGCTACCTCCGCGAAGGCCTCGGCGACATCATCGTACCGCAGCTGCAGACGCTGCCCGAGATCTCCGCGGCGGGCATGCGCGTGATGCTTGACCGGTGGCAGCGCATCGGCGGTGACGCGGAAGCGGATCTCGAGGACGCCGAGGCGTCGCGTGCCGCGATCGCGGCGGGCGCCGGTCGCCTGATCCTCGGTGACGTGGTGGGCACGCGCGAACGCCTGACCGTGAACGCACGGCTCATCCGCACGCGCGACGGGCGCGAGCTGGCGCGCGCACGCGTCGATGGCAGCGCCGACAGTGCATTCGCACTCGCCACGCGGCTCGTCACGACACTGCTGTCGATCAGCGACGGCGCAACGCGGGACCGCCTCCAGTCGGTACTCTCCGCGAACCCGGACGCCATCGCGCCGTACCTCGTCGGTGAACAGTTCTATCGCCGCGGCCGATACAGTGAGGCCGGCGAATCGTTCCTGGCGGCTTACAACGCAGATACGACCTTCGCAATCGCCGCACTCCGTATCGGACTGACCAACGGCTGGAGCCTTGCCAACCCAATTCCGGGACCCTGGGGCCGGCGTGCGTGGACTCACCGCGCCCGCTTGAGCGGTGCGGACTCGCTGCTCCTGCTCGCCGAGGTCGGCGAGACCTATCCACGGCCCATGCATATCCGCGAGCGCATCCGCTCCCTCGCGGCGTTGGCGGAGCGCAGCAACTCTGCCGAAGTGTGGTATGCGTACGCGGACTACCTGATTCACATCGGCGAGTCCGTGGACGAACCGAATGTCTACCAGCGGGCCTTGCGTGGCTTCGCCGAGGCGGAACGCATCGATTCAAGCTTCACGCCTGCGCTTGAGCACCAGGCGCACATTTATCTCGTGCTTGGCGACAGCGTCAACGCCCGGCGCGCGCACGCCAGGCAGGCGCGCCAGGATTCGACGGGTGATTTCTTCATGGTCAACGACTTCACGCTGCAGGTGGACCTCGGCAGCCTCGACGACCAGATGCGCGCGATCGAGCGCTTGGCACGCAGCCGGACGCCGGAGGATGTGGTGTACGCGGCGATGTTCTCGCATGTCGCGTTCGCCGGCCGGGGTGCGCGGATGGACATCACGGACTCTGCGCTCCACGTGTTGGAGCGCACCGTGAGGGGACAGCTCAGTTCGCTGAACGCCCGCGCCGTCCGCGAGATCTACTGGAACTCGGGACGTCCGAGCGGCGCCAGTGCGTACCCGATCGCGGACGGCGATACGTGGGGACACGTCGAGACGGTGTTGGCTGCCGTGATCTGGCAAGCGGATACGGCGATGGCGCGCAGCAGCGCGCGCGCGCTCGATGCCTGGACGCGCCGCGGGGCGACCACCGACCCCGATCCCCTCGTCGCGGCGGCGCAGTTCGCGTTGGCGCAGCGTGCGCTCGCCGCAGGCGACACCGCCGACGTCGAGCGCCGTCAGCGGGCGATTCGCAGCGCGGGAGCCGCGGCGACCCAACCGTGGCTCGCCAACACCCATCGCACACTCGATGCCGCCATCGGCGCCCAGCTGGCCGTGGCGCGCCGCAGCCCGACGGCGCGCGCGGCCGTGGAGACGCTCGACAGTCTGCTGCTCGACACCCCGAACCTCGAACGTCGCGGCGTCCGGACAACGGGCAACATGGTGCTTGCGTCGCTATGGGAACGACTGGGCGAGTCGCAGCTGGCGATCCGCGCCGCGAATCGCCGCGATGGCCAGAGTGGCTACAGCATGTATCACGCTGAACGCCTGCGCATCGTCGCGCGCTCCGCACGCGCGCTCGGTCAAGCCGACGTCGAGCGGGCCGCGCTTCAGGAGTTCGTCGACATGCGCGGCGTCGCTGAGCCAGCGCTCCAACCCGAAGTCGAACGCTTCCGCGCCCGCCTCGCGGAACTCAACGCGCAGGCTGCGCGCTAG